Proteins encoded by one window of Vitis vinifera cultivar Pinot Noir 40024 chromosome 10, ASM3070453v1:
- the LOC100254590 gene encoding probable leucine-rich repeat receptor-like protein kinase At1g35710 gives MEWCSITCRALVVSMVLLLYNMLLISSPPAAAATTEAQVEAEAEALRNSTWWWYMENTTSHHCTWEGITCNTEGHVVRITYSYIDGKMVELSKLKFSSFPSLLHLNVSHSSIYGRIPDEIGMLTKLTYLRISECDVHGELPVSLGNLTLLEELDLAYNNLSGVIPSSLGYLKNLIHLDLSFNYGLSGVIPSSLGYLKNLKYLDLSINEINGSIPYQIGNLKNLTHLYLVSNSLSGVIPSSLANLSNLEYLFLNFNRINGSIPSEIGNLKNLVQLCFSHNSLIGTIPPSLGHLTNLTYLHLFNNQIQGGIPLSFGHLTKLTDLNLCDNQINGSIPPIIWNLKNLIHLRLDHNNLTGVIPSSLGYLIHLNEFNISGNRINGHIPSTIGNLNNLTRLDLSANLIHGKIPSQVQNLKRLTYLNLSHNKLSGSIPTLLIYDHIKPSLDLSHNDLEGHIPFELQSKFSQGSFDNNKGLCGDIKGLPHCKEEYKTTRIIVISLSTTLFLFFVVLGFLLLSRKTRKIQTKEIPTKNGDIFSVWNYDGKIAYEDIIKATEDFDIKYCIGTGGYGSVYKAQLPTGNVVALKKLHGWERDEAIYLKSFQNEVQILSKIRHRNIVKLQGYCLHKRCMFLIYNYMGRGSLYCVLSNEVEALELDWIKRVNVVKSIVHAVCYMHHDCTPPIIHRDISSNNILLDSKLDAFLSDFGTARLLHPDSSNQTLLAGTYGYIAPELAYTMVVTEKCDVYSFGVVALETMMGKHPGELFTLLSSSSTQNIMLTNILDSRLPSPQDQQVARDVVLVVWLALKCIHSNPRSRPTMQHILSKLLTQSPFLGPFNWISLCQLTALEI, from the exons ATGGAGTGGTGTTCCATTACTTGTAGGGCGTTGGTGGTTTCAATGGTATTGTTATTATATAACATGCTCTTGATCTCATCACCACCTGCTGCTGCTGCTACAACTGAGGCACAGGTGGAGGCTGAGGCCGAGGCTCTCCGCAACTCCACTTGGTGGTGGTACATGGAAAACACTACTTCTCATCACTGCACATGGGAAGGCATCACCTGCAACACGGAGGGACATGTCGTTCGAATTACCTATTCATATATCGATGGTAAAATGGTTGAGCTTAGCAAGTTGAAGTTTTCTTCATTTCCCAGCCTCCTCCATCTCAACGTTAGCCATTCTTCCATCTATGGTCGCATCCCAGATGAGATAGGTATGCTTACAAAACTCACTTACCTCCGTATATCTGAATGTGATGTTCATGGTGAGCTACCTGTTTCACTGGGTAACCTTACTCTATTAGAGGAATTGGATTTGGCTTATAACAATCTCTCTGGTGTCATCCCTTCCTCTCTTGGATATTTGAAGAATCTTATTCATTTGGATTTGAGTTTTAACTATGGGCTCTCTGGTGTCATCCCTTCCTCTCTTGGATATTTGAAGAATCTGAAATATTTAGACCTTAGCATCAATGAAATCAATGGTTCTATTCCTTACCAAATTGGGAATTTGAAGAATCTTACTCATTTGTATTTGGTTTCTAACTCTCTTTCTGGTGTCATCCCTTCCTCCCTTGCCAATTTAAGCAATCTAGAATACTTATTCCTTAATTTCAATCGAATTAATGGTTCCATCCCTTCTGAAATCGGGAATTTAAAGAATTTGGTTCAACTATGCTTTAGTCATAACTCTCTCATTGGTACTATTCCTCCCTCTTTGGGTCATCTTACCAATTTGACTTATTTACATCTCTTCAACAATCAAATCCAGGGCGGCATCCCCTTGTCATTTGGTCATCTTACCAAATTGACAGATTTGAATCTTTGtgataatcaaatcaatggTTCTATCCCTCCTATAATTTGGAATCTGAAGAATCTAATCCATCTTAGGTTGGATCACAACAATCTTACTGGTGTTATTCCTTCATCTTTGGGTTATCTCATTCATTTAAATGAGTTCAACATTAGTGGAAATCGAATCAATGGTCACATCCCTTCTACGATAGGAAATTTGAATAATCTAACTAGACTCGACCTTAGTGCTAACTTGATCCATGGAAAGATACCTTCCCAAGTCCAAAACTTGAAGCGCTTAACATACTTGAATCTCTCCCACAATAAACTCTCTGGTTCCATTCCTACTCTTTTAATATATGACCACATAAAGCCATCACTTGATTTATCACACAATGATTTAGAGGGTCATATACCCTTTGAATTGCAGTCTAAATTTTCCCAAGGTTCATTTGACAATAACAAAGGTTTATGTGGTGACATCAAAGGCTTGCCTCATTGCAAAGAAGAATACAAAACCACACGCATCATTGTTATTTCTTTGTCTACAaccttgtttcttttttttgtggtCCTTGGGTTTCTCCTGCTTTCACGGAAgacaagaaaaattcaaaccaAGGAAATACCAACAAAAAATGGAGATATATTTTCAGTATGGAACTATGATGGGAAGATTGCTTATGAAGATATCATTAAAGCAACAGAAGACTTTGACATCAAATATTGCATAGGTACAGGAGGCTATGGCAGTGTTTACAAGGCTCAATTGCCTACAGGCAATGTGGTAGCCCTGAAAAAGCTTCATGGATGGGAAAGAGATGAGGCAATATActtgaaaagttttcaaaatgaGGTGCAAATATTATCAAAGATACGCCATCGAAATATTGTAAAACTTCAAGGCTATTGTCTACACAAAAGATGCATGTTTTTGATTTACAATTACATGGGAAGAGGAAGCTTGTATTGTGTATTGAGTAATGAAGTTGAAGCTTTGGAATTGGATTGGATTAAAAGGGTGAATGTGGTTAAAAGCATAGTCCATGCCGTATGCTACATGCATCATGATTGTACTCCACCCATTATTCATAGGGACATATCAAGCAATAATATTCTTTTGGACTCCAAATTGGATGCTTTTCTATCGGATTTTGGCACCGCTAGACTGCTACATCCTGATTCATCTAATCAAACCCTTCTTGCAGGCACTTATGGTTACATAGCACCAG AGCTTGCCTACACTATGGTCGTGACAGAAAAATGTGATGTTTACAGCTTTGGAGTGGTGGCGCTTGAGACAATGATGGGAAAGCATCCAGGAGAACTTTTCACCTTATTGTCTTCCTCATCAACTCAAAACATAATGCTCACTAATATATTAGATTCACGTCTCCCATCTCCTCAAGATCAACAAGTTGCTAGAGATGTAGTTCTTGTGGTTTGGTTGGCACTCAAATGCATACATTCTAATCCGAGATCTCGTCCAACAATGCAACACATCTTATCAAAGCTTCTTACTCAATCACCATTTCTTGGCCCTTTTAATTGGATTTCACTTTGCCAATTGACTGCTCTAGAAATATAG